In one Polaribacter sp. ALD11 genomic region, the following are encoded:
- a CDS encoding M20/M25/M40 family metallo-hydrolase, with protein MKKIVVAILASISIISCDSAKKTTTSKRVSSETTSSENTMLIDSNTVRKHLYTLADDDMEGRKSGTAGIEKAAAYIENEYKKIGLSTFGDLTDYRQTFTFKNGRTKEDITSSNILGVLEGKSKKDEYVIISAHYDHLGIKKSGEGDLIYNGANDDASGVAGVLALAAYFKKVGHERTIVFAAFTAEEMGLIGSTHFGKGIDASKFVAGINLEMIGKTPSFGPNTAWLTGFERSDFGTIIQKNLEGTGYQLFPDPYKKFNLFFRSDNASLARLGVPSHTFSTTPIDVDKDYHQVSDEVETLNMTVITQTIQAVAKGTESIINGKDTPTRVVIKEKK; from the coding sequence AAGAGTTTCTTCTGAAACAACTTCTTCAGAAAACACAATGCTAATAGATTCTAACACAGTTAGAAAACATTTATACACATTAGCGGATGATGATATGGAAGGACGAAAATCTGGAACTGCAGGAATTGAAAAAGCAGCAGCCTACATAGAAAATGAATATAAAAAAATTGGATTATCTACGTTTGGAGATTTAACAGATTACAGACAAACATTCACTTTTAAGAATGGAAGAACCAAAGAAGACATTACTTCTAGTAATATTTTGGGTGTTTTAGAAGGGAAAAGTAAAAAAGACGAATATGTAATTATTTCTGCACATTATGATCATTTAGGAATAAAAAAGAGTGGGGAAGGAGATTTAATTTACAATGGTGCAAATGACGATGCTTCTGGTGTAGCTGGTGTTTTAGCATTGGCGGCATATTTTAAGAAAGTTGGTCATGAAAGAACCATTGTATTTGCAGCTTTTACTGCAGAAGAAATGGGGTTAATTGGGTCTACTCACTTCGGTAAAGGAATTGATGCTAGCAAATTTGTTGCGGGAATTAATTTAGAAATGATTGGTAAAACGCCAAGTTTTGGACCTAATACGGCTTGGTTAACAGGTTTTGAACGTTCAGACTTTGGAACCATTATTCAGAAGAATTTAGAAGGAACAGGATATCAATTATTTCCAGATCCGTATAAGAAATTCAATTTGTTTTTTAGATCAGACAATGCATCTTTAGCTAGATTAGGCGTGCCTTCTCATACGTTTTCTACTACGCCAATAGATGTTGATAAAGATTATCATCAAGTTTCAGATGAAGTAGAAACCTTAAATATGACTGTAATTACACAAACAATACAAGCAGTAGCAAAAGGGACGGAAAGTATTATTAACGGAAAAGATACGCCTACAAGAGTTGTAATTAAAGAGAAGAAATAG
- a CDS encoding DUF4136 domain-containing protein, giving the protein MKNIKFLFVFILIGCSSSKVVTDYDIKEDFSKFKTFEFYEDNGENLNEFDVKRITNSILQNLKNTGFEQHVTPDFFIYFDTKTVENLNRNTIGIGVGNGGIGVSGGIPIGSKKINEKLIIKFIEAKTNELFWEGSLNTAVKENRIPEKRKLHLEKVVQQILVEFPPKK; this is encoded by the coding sequence ATGAAAAACATTAAATTTCTTTTCGTATTCATTTTAATTGGATGTTCATCTTCTAAAGTTGTTACAGACTATGATATAAAAGAAGATTTTTCTAAGTTTAAAACCTTTGAATTCTATGAGGATAATGGCGAGAACTTAAATGAATTTGATGTAAAGAGAATTACCAATAGTATTCTGCAAAACCTTAAAAATACTGGATTTGAACAACATGTAACACCAGATTTTTTTATTTATTTTGATACGAAAACTGTTGAAAATTTAAATAGGAACACTATTGGTATTGGTGTTGGAAACGGTGGTATTGGAGTTTCTGGAGGGATACCAATCGGCAGTAAAAAAATCAATGAAAAATTGATTATTAAGTTTATTGAAGCAAAAACTAATGAGTTGTTTTGGGAAGGTTCTTTAAATACAGCTGTTAAAGAAAATAGAATACCAGAAAAAAGGAAATTACATTTAGAAAAAGTAGTACAGCAAATTTTAGTAGAATTTCCGCCAAAAAAATAA
- a CDS encoding alpha-2-macroglobulin codes for MKKTTVTILTMILFSLTMSSQNNFDKLWTEVEKLEVDNLPKSALAFVEKIYVKANKEENAPQIIKSLFFKSKFSLILEEDAQLKVIHQFKHHISKSEFPTKNVLENVLANLYWQYFTQNRYKFYNRISTENKVGASDFRTWDLNTLFKEIHYYFNASLANETKLQKINIGNFEEILQLEKDNKTYSPTLYDFLANNALEFYKTSENAITRPSYKFTIDNVDFINNADHFSTLKIISKDSISLQLNALRTYQKLIAFHIKEDNKNALAAIDIERLHFVKNNATFKNKEDLLLKTLENARKKNINHESGGLYTFEIAKIAHQKATETQNSKESKDRFKNKEALALSNEIIKKFPESFAAKKCAILKAQILDTSLSIRAEEFIPINTNSRVLVSYKNIDNLYFTAYKISEIQQEKFNKIYKSEEKISFLKNLEKTKNWNATLRNENDYLNHTTEVIVPKLEGGMYLILASEKKEITEDSIYGTTIVQTTNLTLVANTFDDSYNYQIVDRNNGKPIKNAEIHIKNHNTNHRYSAPIDKTLKTDKNGFASFKSTNRYSNVKITVTTKNDKASFGSSYMYNQTSNNNNNIDKKTTIKPFIFTDRSIYRPGQIVYFKAILLKKEGEKSEIFANEFVKITLRDVNNQEVKTLDLKLNEFGTIAGEFILPNNGLTGEYSINIDESLEEDSRNYFEFSYNNATISVEEYKRPKFKTEFKPITESIKVNDAVTIHGFAKAFSGANITDATVVYRVYRKVQYPSWYYWRRPNFNSEAQEITSGETVSNSDGAFSIKFKAIPDASVSKENNPIFSYEITADVTDVNGETRSATTIVRVGYHSLLATIYMNANIDKNQQESTLNIDTKNLNGEFVAAKGTVKIYKLQAPKHPLRDRPWSAPDYQDISKNEFRKLFPNDPYSEEEENGGNWKKGALVFSKDFNTEDAKEIQLENMKNWLSGKYIAVLESEDTFGQAVRGEHKFSLFSTKEKQVADNKLFVIHTNKNKYKVDDVVEIQIGSASKDITVIVQIEKNHKIIETSFIKLNNKTKTIKIPVNKDDIGGFAVKYHFVNYNYFKSGSLLINVSEEPKSSIIIETNIFRDKLQPGAEETWSFTIKDDKNDKVAAEMLASMYDASLDEFRSHNWEFNSISEKRSYYSYETSNANQSFGINNFQIKNANRNYTNYPSINNATYNWFGFRFGVNKSYLLRGHPGLSKKASGIQIVENAMEVEETLMESVESNLDEIVTVTEVSEENKEISFDGIQVRKNFNETAFFFPQLRTDKNGKVSFSFTMPEALTKWKLQLLAHTKDLKSSIKTLQTVTQKELMVVPNAPRFLREGDKITLSAKITNLTSNQLSGVAKLILTDAITGKEINADLENLNSTKNFTVDSDGNTNVSWYLSIPQTVQAVQYKIVAKAGDFSDGEQNVLPVLSNRMLVTETLPMWLRSNQTKTFTLDKLKNNTSSTLKNHKLTLEMTSNPVWYAIQSLPYLMEYPYECAEQTFSKYYANTLASFVANSNPRIQEVFNAWKSSDALLSNLEKNEELKSLIIQETPWLRDAQSETAQKKRIALLFNLNKMKNEQEKALHKLQDVQMSSGGFPWFKGSRYENTFITQHIATGFGHLQKLGVSTFNSSTTVMIEKAVKYLDDEILEHYEKLLDSAARIKNEKGNKKYEEFLAQNHLSYFAIQYLYMRSFYNDISMNEKTKKAVSYYGNQSEKYWNDYNLYAKGQIALSLFRNDKKTIANKILKSLKENSITSDELGMYWKTNTVGFKYYQAPVETQALLIEVFSEIENDTKTIDNLKIWLLKNKQTNSWKTTKATTEAVYALLLNGSDWVSITEMVDIKIGNEKIEPAKLENVKVEAGTGYFKTSWNGSDIKKEMATVTISKKGNGIAWGSLYWQYFEDLDKITSAETPLKLNKKLFLKVNSDTGKELRGITNETELKVGDLITVRIELRSDRDMEFIHMKDMRASGVEPINVLSKYKWQDNLGYYQSTRDAATNFFFDHLPKGVYVFEYDVRVNNAGDFSNGITTIQSMYAPEFSSHSKGIRLKIRN; via the coding sequence ATGAAAAAGACAACAGTAACTATTTTAACAATGATCTTATTTTCTTTAACCATGAGTTCACAAAATAACTTTGATAAACTTTGGACAGAAGTAGAAAAGTTAGAGGTAGATAATTTACCAAAATCTGCTTTAGCATTTGTAGAAAAAATTTATGTGAAAGCTAATAAAGAAGAAAACGCTCCTCAAATTATTAAATCGCTTTTTTTTAAAAGTAAATTTTCTTTAATTTTGGAAGAAGACGCGCAGTTAAAAGTAATTCATCAATTTAAACACCATATTTCTAAAAGTGAATTTCCTACAAAAAATGTATTAGAGAATGTATTGGCAAATTTGTATTGGCAATATTTTACTCAGAACAGGTACAAGTTCTACAATAGAATATCGACAGAAAACAAAGTTGGCGCTAGTGATTTTAGAACTTGGGATTTGAACACGCTTTTTAAAGAAATTCATTATTATTTTAATGCCTCTTTAGCTAATGAAACAAAACTTCAAAAAATAAATATTGGTAATTTTGAAGAGATTCTTCAACTAGAAAAAGACAATAAAACTTACAGCCCAACTTTATATGATTTTTTAGCAAACAATGCTTTAGAATTCTACAAAACTTCAGAAAATGCTATTACAAGACCTTCTTATAAGTTTACAATAGACAATGTAGATTTTATAAATAATGCTGATCATTTTTCAACATTAAAAATCATTTCAAAAGACAGTATTTCTTTACAATTGAATGCTTTAAGAACATATCAAAAATTAATCGCTTTTCATATAAAGGAAGATAATAAAAATGCATTAGCAGCAATAGATATCGAAAGATTACATTTTGTAAAGAACAATGCAACCTTTAAGAATAAAGAAGATTTACTTCTAAAAACGTTAGAAAACGCTAGAAAGAAGAATATAAATCATGAATCTGGTGGTTTGTACACTTTTGAAATTGCTAAAATAGCACATCAAAAAGCAACTGAAACTCAAAATTCAAAAGAAAGTAAAGACCGTTTCAAAAATAAAGAAGCACTTGCACTTTCTAATGAAATTATTAAAAAATTCCCAGAGAGTTTCGCTGCAAAAAAATGCGCTATTTTAAAAGCTCAAATTTTAGATACTTCGCTCTCTATAAGAGCAGAAGAATTTATTCCTATCAATACAAATTCTAGAGTATTGGTTTCTTATAAAAACATAGATAACCTTTATTTTACTGCTTATAAGATATCAGAAATACAACAAGAAAAATTCAATAAAATATATAAAAGTGAAGAAAAAATTTCATTCTTAAAAAATCTCGAAAAAACTAAAAATTGGAATGCTACTTTAAGAAATGAGAACGATTATTTAAATCATACTACTGAAGTAATTGTTCCAAAACTAGAAGGCGGAATGTATTTAATTCTAGCTTCAGAAAAGAAGGAAATTACAGAAGATTCAATTTACGGAACTACAATAGTTCAAACGACTAATTTAACCTTGGTTGCAAATACTTTTGATGATAGTTATAATTATCAGATTGTTGATAGAAATAATGGAAAGCCAATTAAAAATGCAGAAATCCATATTAAAAACCATAATACAAATCATAGATATAGCGCTCCGATAGATAAAACCCTAAAAACAGACAAAAATGGTTTTGCCTCTTTTAAAAGTACAAATCGGTATTCTAATGTAAAAATTACAGTAACAACGAAGAATGATAAAGCTAGTTTCGGGAGTTCTTATATGTACAATCAGACCTCAAACAATAACAATAATATTGATAAAAAAACCACTATAAAACCTTTTATTTTTACGGATAGAAGCATTTATAGACCAGGACAAATTGTCTATTTTAAAGCGATTTTATTAAAAAAGGAAGGAGAAAAATCTGAAATATTCGCGAACGAATTTGTAAAAATCACTTTAAGAGATGTTAATAATCAGGAGGTGAAAACGCTTGATTTAAAACTGAATGAATTTGGTACTATTGCGGGAGAATTTATACTTCCAAATAACGGACTAACAGGAGAATATTCTATAAATATAGATGAAAGTTTAGAGGAAGATAGTCGTAATTATTTTGAGTTTAGCTATAATAATGCTACAATCTCTGTAGAGGAATACAAAAGACCCAAATTTAAAACTGAATTTAAACCAATTACAGAAAGTATAAAGGTAAATGATGCTGTTACTATACATGGTTTTGCTAAAGCTTTTTCTGGTGCGAATATTACAGACGCAACAGTGGTTTACAGAGTGTATAGAAAAGTGCAATACCCTAGTTGGTATTATTGGAGAAGACCCAATTTTAATTCTGAAGCGCAAGAAATAACAAGCGGAGAAACAGTATCTAACAGTGATGGTGCTTTTTCTATAAAATTTAAAGCAATTCCAGATGCTAGTGTTTCCAAAGAAAACAACCCTATTTTTTCTTATGAAATAACTGCAGATGTTACCGATGTTAATGGAGAAACAAGAAGTGCTACAACTATTGTAAGAGTTGGGTATCATTCTTTGTTGGCAACTATTTATATGAATGCAAACATCGATAAAAACCAGCAAGAATCAACTCTAAATATTGATACTAAAAACTTAAATGGTGAGTTTGTTGCAGCAAAAGGAACTGTAAAAATTTACAAATTACAAGCACCTAAACATCCTTTAAGAGATAGACCTTGGTCTGCACCCGATTATCAAGATATCTCTAAAAATGAATTCAGAAAATTATTTCCTAATGATCCGTATTCAGAAGAGGAAGAAAATGGAGGAAACTGGAAAAAAGGAGCGTTGGTCTTTTCAAAAGATTTTAATACAGAAGATGCTAAGGAGATTCAATTAGAAAATATGAAAAATTGGCTTTCTGGTAAATACATTGCTGTTTTAGAAAGTGAAGACACATTCGGACAAGCAGTTAGGGGTGAGCATAAATTTAGTCTTTTTTCAACCAAAGAAAAACAAGTTGCAGACAATAAGTTGTTTGTTATTCATACTAATAAAAATAAATATAAGGTTGATGATGTTGTAGAAATACAAATTGGTTCTGCTTCAAAAGACATTACGGTTATTGTTCAAATTGAAAAGAACCATAAAATTATTGAAACTTCTTTTATAAAATTAAACAACAAGACTAAAACGATTAAAATACCTGTAAATAAAGACGACATTGGTGGTTTTGCTGTAAAATATCACTTTGTAAATTACAACTATTTTAAAAGCGGAAGTTTACTAATTAATGTTTCTGAAGAACCAAAAAGTAGCATAATAATTGAAACGAATATTTTTAGGGACAAACTACAACCTGGTGCAGAAGAAACTTGGAGTTTTACCATTAAAGATGATAAAAATGACAAAGTTGCCGCAGAAATGTTAGCTTCTATGTACGATGCTTCTTTAGATGAGTTCAGGTCACATAATTGGGAATTTAATTCTATTTCAGAAAAAAGAAGCTATTACTCTTATGAAACGAGCAACGCGAACCAAAGTTTTGGAATTAATAATTTTCAAATAAAAAATGCTAATAGAAATTACACAAATTACCCATCTATAAACAATGCTACTTATAATTGGTTTGGTTTTAGGTTTGGGGTAAATAAGTCTTATCTGTTAAGAGGGCATCCAGGTCTTTCTAAAAAAGCATCAGGAATTCAAATAGTTGAAAATGCAATGGAGGTTGAAGAAACGCTTATGGAATCTGTAGAAAGTAATTTAGATGAAATTGTAACTGTTACTGAAGTATCAGAAGAAAATAAAGAAATTTCTTTTGATGGAATTCAAGTACGTAAAAACTTTAATGAGACGGCCTTCTTTTTTCCACAATTAAGAACAGATAAAAACGGTAAAGTAAGTTTTTCTTTTACAATGCCAGAAGCACTTACCAAATGGAAATTACAATTATTAGCTCACACCAAAGACTTAAAGTCGTCTATTAAAACATTGCAAACCGTTACTCAGAAAGAATTAATGGTGGTGCCAAACGCACCACGTTTTTTACGAGAAGGTGATAAAATTACATTGAGTGCAAAAATCACAAATTTAACGAGCAATCAATTATCTGGTGTTGCAAAATTAATTTTGACAGATGCAATTACAGGAAAAGAGATTAATGCTGATTTAGAAAACTTAAATTCAACCAAAAACTTCACTGTTGATTCAGATGGAAACACAAATGTTTCTTGGTATTTATCGATACCACAAACAGTGCAAGCAGTTCAGTACAAAATAGTTGCAAAAGCTGGTGATTTTTCTGACGGAGAACAAAACGTTTTACCTGTTTTATCTAACAGAATGTTGGTTACAGAAACCTTACCAATGTGGCTTCGTTCTAACCAAACCAAAACCTTTACCTTAGATAAATTAAAAAACAATACTTCTTCAACTTTAAAAAACCACAAATTAACGTTAGAGATGACCTCGAACCCTGTTTGGTACGCAATTCAGTCGTTGCCGTATTTAATGGAATATCCTTATGAATGTGCAGAACAAACCTTCTCTAAATACTATGCAAATACCTTGGCAAGTTTTGTGGCGAATTCAAATCCTAGAATTCAGGAAGTTTTTAATGCGTGGAAATCTTCAGATGCTTTATTGAGTAATTTAGAGAAAAATGAAGAATTAAAATCGTTGATTATTCAGGAGACTCCTTGGTTAAGAGATGCGCAATCTGAAACAGCACAAAAGAAAAGAATTGCGTTATTATTCAATTTGAATAAAATGAAGAATGAGCAAGAAAAAGCGTTGCACAAGTTACAAGATGTTCAGATGAGTTCTGGCGGGTTTCCTTGGTTTAAAGGCAGTCGCTACGAAAACACTTTTATTACACAACACATTGCTACTGGCTTCGGACATTTACAAAAATTAGGAGTTTCAACCTTTAATTCATCAACAACAGTAATGATTGAAAAGGCTGTAAAATATCTCGATGATGAAATCTTAGAACATTATGAAAAACTTCTAGACAGTGCTGCAAGAATCAAAAATGAAAAAGGAAATAAGAAATATGAAGAATTTTTAGCACAAAATCATTTGAGTTATTTTGCTATTCAGTATTTATACATGCGAAGTTTTTATAATGATATCTCTATGAATGAAAAAACTAAAAAAGCTGTTTCATACTATGGCAATCAATCAGAAAAATATTGGAATGATTATAATTTATACGCAAAAGGACAAATTGCTTTATCGCTTTTTAGAAATGATAAAAAAACGATAGCAAACAAGATTCTAAAATCATTAAAAGAGAATTCTATAACCTCAGATGAATTAGGAATGTATTGGAAAACGAATACAGTTGGGTTTAAATACTATCAAGCTCCTGTGGAAACTCAAGCTTTATTAATTGAAGTTTTCTCTGAGATAGAAAATGATACAAAAACAATTGATAATCTTAAAATTTGGTTGTTAAAAAATAAACAAACCAACAGCTGGAAAACTACAAAAGCAACTACAGAAGCAGTGTATGCTTTGTTACTAAATGGAAGTGATTGGGTTTCTATCACAGAAATGGTAGACATTAAAATTGGTAATGAGAAAATTGAGCCTGCAAAATTAGAAAACGTAAAGGTGGAAGCTGGAACTGGTTATTTTAAAACTTCTTGGAATGGTAGTGATATTAAAAAAGAAATGGCAACTGTTACTATTTCTAAAAAAGGAAACGGAATTGCTTGGGGAAGTTTGTATTGGCAATATTTTGAAGATTTAGATAAAATTACTTCTGCAGAAACACCTTTAAAATTGAATAAAAAGCTATTCTTAAAAGTAAATTCAGATACAGGAAAAGAACTGCGAGGAATTACTAATGAAACGGAACTAAAAGTAGGTGATTTGATTACAGTAAGGATAGAATTACGAAGTGACAGAGACATGGAGTTTATTCACATGAAAGACATGAGAGCTTCTGGTGTAGAACCAATTAATGTACTTTCTAAATACAAATGGCAAGACAATTTAGGCTATTATCAAAGCACAAGAGATGCTGCAACAAATTTCTTTTTTGATCATTTACCTAAAGGAGTTTATGTTTTCGAATATGACGTTAGAGTAAATAATGCTGGTGACTTTAGTAACGGAATTACTACAATACAGAGCATGTACGCTCCAGAATTTAGCAGTCACTCTAAAGGCATTCGTTTAAAAATAAGAAACTAA
- a CDS encoding UDP-N-acetylmuramate--L-alanine ligase, translating into MNIHFIAIGGSAMHNLAIALYQKGYQVSGSDDTIHNPSKFRLEKYGLLPKEFGWFPEKIVSDLDAIILGMHAKKDNPELLKAQALGLKIYSYPEFLYEQSKNKTRVVIGGSHGKTTITSMILHVLNYHEKEVDYMVGAQLEGFETMVHLTEENDFIVLEGDEYLSSPIDMRPKFHLYKPNIALLSGIAWDHINVFPTFENYTDQFRIFTNSMVHGGSMIYNEEDVVVKDVVESSENHIKKYTYQTPKHFIENGITYLETAEGNLPLEVFGNHNLQNLAGAKWICQHMGIDEDDFYEAIASFSGASKRLEKIAENNSTVIFKDFAHSPSKVAATTRAVKNQYTNRTVLACLELHTYSSLNAEFLAEYKGALDPADKAVVFYSPDAVKIKQLDAVSADQIAAAFERDDLIIYTNPKEFKDFLYCQNLENTALLLMSSGNYGGLDFEELKTMI; encoded by the coding sequence ATGAACATTCATTTTATTGCCATTGGCGGAAGCGCAATGCACAATCTTGCAATAGCTTTATACCAAAAAGGATACCAAGTTTCTGGAAGTGATGACACAATTCACAATCCGTCTAAATTTCGTTTAGAAAAATACGGATTATTACCAAAAGAATTTGGATGGTTTCCAGAAAAAATAGTATCAGATTTAGATGCTATTATTTTAGGAATGCATGCCAAAAAAGACAATCCAGAATTGCTGAAAGCACAAGCATTAGGATTGAAAATTTATTCTTATCCAGAGTTTTTATATGAGCAATCTAAAAATAAAACACGGGTTGTTATTGGTGGTTCTCACGGGAAAACAACGATTACTTCTATGATTTTACATGTGTTAAATTACCATGAGAAAGAAGTAGATTACATGGTTGGCGCACAATTAGAAGGTTTTGAAACTATGGTTCATTTAACAGAAGAAAACGATTTTATTGTTTTAGAAGGAGATGAATATTTGAGTTCGCCAATAGATATGCGTCCCAAATTTCATTTATACAAACCTAATATCGCATTGTTAAGTGGTATTGCTTGGGATCATATCAATGTTTTTCCAACATTTGAAAACTACACAGATCAATTTAGAATTTTTACAAATTCTATGGTACATGGTGGTAGTATGATTTACAACGAAGAAGATGTAGTTGTTAAAGACGTTGTAGAATCTTCTGAAAATCATATTAAGAAATATACTTATCAAACTCCGAAACATTTTATAGAAAACGGAATTACCTATTTAGAAACAGCTGAAGGAAACTTACCTTTAGAGGTTTTTGGAAACCATAACCTTCAAAACTTAGCAGGTGCAAAATGGATTTGTCAACATATGGGAATTGATGAAGATGATTTTTACGAAGCAATTGCAAGCTTTAGCGGCGCAAGCAAACGTTTAGAGAAGATTGCAGAAAACAATTCTACTGTAATCTTTAAAGACTTTGCACACAGCCCAAGTAAAGTTGCGGCAACTACAAGAGCAGTTAAGAATCAGTATACTAATAGAACTGTTTTAGCGTGTTTAGAACTGCATACGTATTCCAGCTTAAATGCTGAATTTTTAGCAGAATATAAAGGTGCTTTAGATCCGGCAGATAAGGCTGTGGTGTTTTATTCTCCTGATGCTGTAAAAATTAAACAATTAGATGCGGTGTCTGCAGACCAAATTGCAGCAGCATTTGAAAGAGATGATTTGATTATTTATACCAATCCAAAGGAGTTTAAAGATTTTTTATACTGTCAGAATTTAGAAAACACAGCGCTTTTATTAATGAGTTCTGGTAATTACGGCGGATTGGATTTTGAGGAATTGAAAACTATGATTTAG
- a CDS encoding nucleotidyltransferase family protein — MTYKETLFFVAKCLTISLEEENKSEIENQLKTTEIDWDAVVKLSTEHYVFPALYCNLKRADFLHFLPEELVNYMVHITGLNRERNEQIIAQAKEVNQLLVDNNITPIFLKGTGNLLEGLYDDVAERMVGDIDFIVAMKDYEKSFQLLQNNNYNKVTEEGYSFPQFKHQPRLVHKEKIAAVEVHKELLLEKYALEFNYNLIKNDAQIVNGMKVMSFRNQLSLSIIAKQINDAGIHYKNIALRNAYDVFLLSKKTPAINAFDHFETLKDPLNCFAASCHVVFGNIQSLEYKKTENTEAYLSKFLNDIEHQEKAKRAYLKISRKLFLKTRLNIIKKSLFNKEYRQWLINRTTDKNWQREKLIQLGIKKTKS, encoded by the coding sequence ATGACATATAAAGAAACCTTATTTTTTGTTGCCAAATGTTTAACTATTTCTCTAGAAGAAGAAAACAAAAGTGAAATTGAAAACCAATTAAAAACTACAGAAATAGATTGGGATGCTGTTGTAAAGTTAAGTACAGAACATTATGTTTTCCCTGCTTTATATTGCAATCTAAAAAGAGCCGACTTCCTTCATTTTTTACCGGAAGAATTGGTGAATTATATGGTTCATATTACAGGTCTAAATCGTGAAAGAAATGAACAAATTATTGCACAAGCCAAAGAAGTTAATCAACTTTTAGTTGACAATAACATTACCCCAATTTTCTTAAAAGGAACAGGTAATTTATTAGAAGGTTTGTATGACGATGTTGCAGAGAGAATGGTTGGTGATATCGATTTTATTGTTGCTATGAAAGACTATGAAAAATCGTTCCAATTGCTTCAAAATAACAATTATAACAAAGTAACAGAAGAAGGTTATAGTTTTCCTCAATTTAAACATCAACCAAGGTTAGTTCATAAAGAAAAAATTGCTGCTGTTGAAGTGCATAAAGAACTTCTATTAGAAAAATATGCTTTGGAATTCAACTATAATCTCATTAAAAATGACGCCCAAATAGTAAACGGAATGAAAGTGATGAGTTTTAGAAATCAACTATCGCTATCTATCATCGCGAAACAAATAAATGATGCCGGAATTCACTACAAAAATATAGCTTTAAGAAATGCCTATGATGTTTTTTTACTTTCTAAAAAAACACCTGCCATCAATGCTTTTGATCACTTTGAAACTTTAAAAGATCCTTTAAATTGTTTTGCCGCTTCATGTCACGTTGTTTTTGGAAACATTCAATCTTTAGAATACAAGAAAACTGAAAATACGGAAGCATATCTCTCTAAATTTTTAAATGACATAGAGCATCAAGAAAAAGCGAAGAGAGCATACTTAAAAATAAGCAGAAAACTATTTTTAAAAACCAGACTGAATATTATTAAGAAATCGCTTTTTAATAAAGAGTACAGACAATGGTTAATCAATCGAACTACAGACAAGAATTGGCAAAGAGAAAAATTAATTCAATTAGGAATTAAAAAAACTAAATCATAG